From a single Amphiprion ocellaris isolate individual 3 ecotype Okinawa chromosome 18, ASM2253959v1, whole genome shotgun sequence genomic region:
- the ndufaf8 gene encoding NADH dehydrogenase [ubiquinone] 1 alpha subcomplex assembly factor 8, whose translation MSGSNVWSRTRERLRIFPELLAQCADEAAVYGKCVAATTTGKQELKKDLCVKEFEALKTCFTNAAKKRAK comes from the exons ATGTCTGGGTCTAATGTATGGAGTCGCACCCGGGAGAGATTGAGAATTTTCCCCGAACTTTTAGCGCAGTGTGCGGACGAG GCAGCGGTGTACGGAAAGTGTGTAGCAGCGACCACAACAGGCaaacaggagctgaagaaggATCTGTGTGTCAAAGAGTTTGAAGCACTGAAGACCTGCTTTACAAATGCA GCCAAGAAGAGAGCCAAGTGA